A single genomic interval of Spirosoma taeanense harbors:
- a CDS encoding Na+/H+ antiporter has product MHETLFLCLALLLAVSLFVMIGQRLRVPTPIFLVLGGLAISFVPGIPTISIDPELIFLIFLPPLLYEAAWFTAWKEFWRWRRIIAGFAFGLVLFTSFAVAYVSSALIPGFTLALGFLLGGIISPPDAVAATSVLRGIDVPKRLISILEGESLMNDASSLIVFRFALAAVLSGTFVWQQAATEFMLVTIMGVVAGVSVAGVFYMIHRWLPTTTRINILLTFMAPYIMYLAAEEFHFSGVMAVVSGGLFLSNQSHRILNHSARIQGTGMWATVVFALNGLVFILIGLELPLIMKGLGGYSKTEAVLYALLITLLIIVTRVGAAFFTSGFTRIISRVISVADPNPGWRAPFIIGWAGMRGVVSLASALSIPLTLTNGEPFPNRNLILFITFVVILVTLIVQGLTLPFVIRLVNYQDPDNPAPQDEQETIIRLKLLDVALKTLNGKHAEEATTNELVGNLKNRLETDLDLTAQHLHSLDCDAGKIKRYNQILSGILTAQRDELRRLRHKKEFDDEVIRKEEARIDLEEEKVDHPIH; this is encoded by the coding sequence ATGCACGAAACGCTGTTTCTTTGTCTGGCATTGCTACTAGCTGTCTCGCTATTTGTCATGATTGGGCAGCGGTTACGCGTGCCGACGCCTATTTTTCTGGTGTTGGGTGGTCTGGCAATCAGCTTTGTTCCCGGTATTCCAACCATCAGTATTGATCCTGAACTGATTTTCTTGATCTTCCTGCCTCCCTTGCTGTATGAAGCCGCCTGGTTCACAGCCTGGAAAGAGTTCTGGCGCTGGCGACGGATCATTGCAGGTTTTGCCTTTGGGCTGGTTCTTTTCACCTCCTTTGCTGTAGCCTATGTGTCAAGTGCCCTGATTCCGGGCTTTACGCTGGCGCTGGGCTTTCTGCTGGGCGGGATCATTTCGCCCCCCGATGCGGTAGCCGCAACCTCTGTTCTACGGGGTATTGACGTGCCCAAACGACTCATCAGCATTCTGGAAGGCGAAAGCCTGATGAACGATGCCTCAAGTTTGATTGTATTCCGGTTTGCGCTGGCGGCTGTCTTATCCGGAACGTTTGTCTGGCAGCAGGCCGCTACCGAATTTATGTTGGTTACGATCATGGGCGTGGTTGCTGGCGTAAGCGTTGCAGGCGTGTTCTACATGATTCATCGCTGGCTGCCCACAACTACCCGGATTAATATTCTACTGACGTTCATGGCGCCATATATTATGTATCTGGCTGCCGAAGAATTCCATTTCTCCGGAGTGATGGCGGTGGTGAGCGGAGGGCTGTTCCTATCCAATCAGAGCCACCGAATCTTGAATCATAGTGCGCGTATTCAGGGTACCGGGATGTGGGCAACTGTGGTGTTTGCCCTAAACGGTCTGGTGTTTATCCTGATCGGGCTGGAATTGCCGCTGATCATGAAAGGACTGGGCGGTTACTCAAAAACAGAGGCTGTTCTCTATGCTTTGCTGATCACGCTGCTCATTATCGTGACGCGGGTAGGAGCGGCTTTCTTTACGTCTGGATTTACCCGCATCATTAGCAGAGTCATTTCAGTTGCAGATCCAAATCCCGGCTGGCGCGCTCCGTTCATTATTGGCTGGGCCGGTATGCGCGGGGTTGTATCACTGGCGTCGGCACTGTCCATTCCGTTGACGTTAACCAACGGAGAGCCTTTCCCGAACCGGAACCTGATTCTGTTCATTACGTTCGTGGTCATTCTGGTTACGCTCATCGTTCAGGGGCTGACCCTACCGTTTGTTATCCGGCTGGTAAATTATCAAGACCCGGATAATCCGGCACCCCAAGACGAGCAGGAAACCATTATTCGGCTGAAGCTACTGGATGTTGCGTTGAAGACGCTGAACGGGAAACATGCGGAAGAGGCCACCACTAATGAACTGGTCGGTAACTTGAAAAACCGGCTGGAAACCGACCTCGATCTGACGGCGCAGCACCTGCATTCGCTGGATTGTGATGCGGGGAAAATAAAGCGTTACAATCAAATTTTATCCGGCATTTTGACCGCGCAACGCGACGAGTTACGTCGATTGCGTCATAAGAAAGAGTTTGATGACGAGGTCATCCGCAAAGAAGAAGCCCGGATTGACCTGGAAGAAGAAAAAGTCGACCATCCCATCCACTGA
- the dnaJ gene encoding molecular chaperone DnaJ — protein sequence MATKRDYYEILGVDKNVSPDDLKKAYRKMAIKYHPDKNPDDPTAEEKFKEAAEAYDVLNDPQKKARYDQFGHAGMGGAASGGYGPGGPTMEDIFSQFGDVFGDDSPFGSFFRGANGGGGGQRQRVRRGSDLRIKLKLNLQEVANGVEKKIKVKRHVTCTTCGGNGSKNGTAVQTCSTCNGTGQTRKVVNTMLGQMVSTSTCPTCNGEGKLVTDRCDACFGEGRVLQEDVIPIKIPAGVAEGIQLSVGGKGNVPPRGGVAGDLLIVVEEEEDADLKRDGNNVVYDLYINFVDAAIGTSVEVPTIDGKARITLDPGTQSGKILRLKGKGIKELNGYGRGDELVHVNVWTPKTLSAEERSILEKLRNSPNFQPKPNKNEKGFFDKMKDFFHG from the coding sequence ATGGCAACCAAGCGCGATTATTACGAAATTCTGGGCGTTGATAAGAACGTCTCGCCGGACGATTTGAAGAAGGCCTATCGAAAAATGGCCATTAAATACCATCCGGATAAAAACCCCGACGACCCAACCGCCGAAGAGAAATTCAAGGAAGCGGCTGAGGCTTACGACGTACTGAACGACCCGCAGAAAAAGGCTCGTTATGACCAGTTTGGCCATGCTGGGATGGGTGGCGCTGCCAGTGGTGGATATGGCCCTGGTGGCCCGACGATGGAGGATATCTTTAGCCAGTTTGGCGACGTCTTCGGCGATGATTCGCCTTTTGGCAGTTTCTTCCGGGGGGCCAATGGCGGGGGCGGTGGCCAGCGGCAGCGCGTTCGGCGCGGTTCGGACCTGCGCATCAAGCTAAAGCTGAACCTTCAGGAAGTTGCCAACGGCGTCGAGAAAAAAATCAAGGTAAAACGACACGTAACCTGTACAACCTGCGGAGGCAACGGTTCCAAAAACGGAACCGCCGTACAAACCTGCTCGACCTGTAATGGCACCGGCCAGACCCGTAAAGTTGTCAATACAATGCTCGGGCAGATGGTCTCAACCAGCACCTGCCCAACCTGTAACGGGGAGGGTAAGCTCGTTACCGACCGGTGCGATGCCTGCTTTGGCGAAGGACGCGTACTGCAGGAAGACGTTATCCCAATCAAGATTCCGGCGGGTGTTGCCGAAGGAATTCAATTATCGGTAGGCGGCAAGGGGAACGTACCGCCACGCGGTGGCGTAGCAGGCGATCTGCTGATTGTCGTCGAAGAAGAGGAAGACGCCGACCTGAAACGCGACGGAAATAATGTGGTGTACGACCTGTATATCAACTTTGTTGATGCCGCTATTGGTACGAGTGTAGAAGTGCCAACTATTGACGGCAAGGCCCGGATTACACTTGACCCCGGCACCCAAAGCGGTAAGATATTACGTCTGAAAGGAAAGGGAATTAAAGAATTGAACGGGTACGGCCGGGGCGATGAACTGGTGCATGTTAACGTCTGGACGCCTAAAACACTATCTGCTGAAGAACGATCAATCCTGGAGAAGCTGCGCAACTCGCCCAACTTCCAGCCCAAGCCAAATAAAAATGAGAAAGGCTTTTTCGACAAGATGAAAGATTTCTTTCATGGATAA
- a CDS encoding nucleotide exchange factor GrpE, protein MENKDIMDENLSTDTQQPDNLTTEDQSTQETLTTDEAVTVNGGTVEEPETVEATTDTSSREIAELKDKYLRLYADFENFRRRTAKEKLDLIGNANESLLKALIPVVDDFERAMQSIEQTEDIAAVKEGVSLIYNKLFKTLEGKGLKPMESKGEPFNADLHESVTQFPAPSDDLKGKVIDEVEKGYYLNDKVIRFAKVIVGS, encoded by the coding sequence ATGGAAAATAAAGACATTATGGACGAAAATCTGTCCACCGATACACAACAACCTGACAACCTGACAACTGAAGACCAGTCAACTCAAGAAACCTTAACTACCGACGAGGCCGTGACGGTTAACGGCGGAACAGTTGAGGAACCTGAAACTGTCGAAGCGACGACGGATACCAGCAGCCGCGAAATCGCCGAACTAAAAGATAAATACCTGCGGCTGTATGCCGATTTCGAAAACTTCCGTCGGCGAACTGCGAAGGAGAAGCTGGACCTGATTGGCAATGCCAATGAGAGTTTGCTGAAGGCTCTGATTCCGGTTGTTGACGACTTCGAGCGGGCGATGCAGTCGATTGAGCAGACTGAAGATATCGCTGCCGTAAAAGAAGGCGTTTCGCTGATTTACAACAAGCTGTTCAAAACCCTGGAGGGCAAAGGGCTCAAACCGATGGAATCTAAAGGTGAGCCGTTCAATGCTGACCTCCACGAGTCCGTCACGCAGTTTCCGGCGCCGAGCGACGACCTAAAAGGGAAGGTGATTGACGAAGTTGAAAAAGGATATTACCTGAATGACAAGGTCATTCGATTTGCGAAAGTTATTGTAGGCAGTTAA
- the queG gene encoding tRNA epoxyqueuosine(34) reductase QueG, whose product MHALTSQYTQLIKTKALALGFDFCGIAKADFLEEEAPRLETWLKNGMHGQMDYMANHFDKRLDPRLLVDGAKSVVTVLLNYYPDEKLPEGDEDYKLSKYAYGTDYHFVIKDKLKDLLAYIHEEIGEVGGRAFVDSAPVMDKAWAKRSGLGWVGKHTNLINRQMGSFFFIGELILDLELQPDGPITDYCGTCTRCLDACPTDAIVAPYVVDGSKCISYYTIELKEAIPEEARGKLDNWVFGCDICQDVCPWNRFARPHQTPAFEPHPDLATFTKADWEEITEDVFREIFRRSAVKRTKLDGLQRNIAFNKD is encoded by the coding sequence ATGCACGCGTTGACCAGCCAATATACCCAACTTATCAAAACGAAAGCTCTTGCGCTGGGCTTTGATTTTTGTGGTATTGCCAAAGCTGACTTTCTGGAAGAGGAAGCGCCCCGCCTGGAGACGTGGCTCAAAAACGGCATGCACGGCCAGATGGATTACATGGCCAACCATTTCGATAAGCGACTCGACCCGCGTCTGCTGGTAGACGGAGCCAAATCGGTCGTAACGGTTTTGCTCAATTACTATCCCGACGAGAAACTGCCGGAAGGCGATGAGGATTACAAACTATCCAAATACGCCTATGGAACTGACTATCACTTTGTTATCAAAGACAAACTGAAAGACCTGCTGGCGTATATACACGAGGAAATCGGTGAGGTGGGCGGGCGGGCCTTTGTGGATTCGGCGCCAGTTATGGATAAAGCCTGGGCCAAACGCAGCGGGCTGGGCTGGGTGGGCAAGCACACCAACCTGATCAACCGACAGATGGGCTCGTTCTTTTTCATCGGCGAGCTGATTCTCGACTTGGAGCTGCAGCCCGATGGCCCCATCACCGACTACTGCGGCACCTGCACCCGTTGCCTTGACGCTTGCCCGACGGATGCCATTGTGGCTCCTTACGTAGTGGATGGCAGTAAGTGCATTTCGTACTACACCATCGAGCTGAAAGAAGCCATTCCGGAAGAAGCCCGGGGGAAACTTGACAATTGGGTGTTTGGCTGCGACATCTGCCAGGATGTGTGCCCGTGGAACCGCTTCGCCCGTCCGCATCAAACTCCAGCCTTCGAGCCCCACCCGGACCTGGCCACCTTTACAAAAGCAGACTGGGAAGAAATTACGGAGGATGTGTTTCGCGAAATATTCCGTCGGTCGGCGGTGAAACGAACGAAGCTAGATGGTCTCCAGCGCAATATCGCCTTCAATAAAGATTGA
- a CDS encoding TetR/AcrR family transcriptional regulator, whose amino-acid sequence MQRDRPQTEQRLISAVGQIITEEGFDQLGINRIASRAGVNKILIYRYFGGLEGLLKAYFDRNPPIVSSAPPDINQLKDLPLDVLFDTCCEYTLAEFRLLRQNVNAQEFLKASLFRTSDTPQHSVAAEREAQFTKLIDELAQVIGAEYGVAFAAIVASSMTLLTFQSQQHKTVFGLDLSTDEGWTNIEMALRHIYRGAYLFTKERLSLAEKAA is encoded by the coding sequence ATGCAACGAGACCGTCCACAAACGGAGCAGCGGCTTATTAGTGCTGTTGGTCAGATCATTACAGAAGAAGGTTTTGACCAGCTTGGTATCAATCGCATTGCCAGTCGGGCAGGCGTCAACAAAATTCTGATTTATCGGTATTTTGGGGGTCTGGAAGGCTTATTGAAAGCCTATTTCGATCGTAACCCGCCGATCGTTTCCTCGGCTCCACCCGACATAAACCAGCTAAAGGATCTCCCCCTCGACGTTCTGTTTGATACCTGCTGCGAATACACGCTGGCGGAATTTCGGCTCCTACGGCAGAATGTAAATGCGCAGGAATTTCTGAAAGCCAGCTTATTTCGTACCTCCGACACGCCCCAGCATTCCGTTGCCGCTGAGCGGGAAGCGCAGTTCACGAAGCTGATTGATGAACTGGCGCAGGTAATCGGCGCGGAATATGGCGTTGCCTTTGCTGCTATCGTGGCCAGTTCCATGACGTTACTGACCTTTCAGAGCCAGCAGCACAAAACTGTTTTTGGGCTGGATCTGAGTACGGATGAAGGCTGGACCAACATTGAGATGGCGCTCCGGCACATCTATCGGGGC